The window CCATGGCCGGTCGACCCCGCATGCGGGCAGCCCTGAGGGGCAGGGCCCCGGGGCTGGTCGCGGAACGCGAGTTGTGGGATGCCGGCCACCGGGTGGTCGCAGGTCTCGACGAGGTCGGCAGGGGTGCATGGGCCGGCCCGCTCACCGTCGGGGTGGTGGTCCCCGACCGGATCCGGCGCATCACAGGGGTCAGGGACTCCAAGATGCTCACCGAGCCCGAGAGGGAGGCCCTCTTCGGCCGCATAACCGCATGGGCCGAGGCGTGGTCTGTAGGGCATGCCAGCAACGACGAGTGCGATGACCTGGGCATGTCCGATGCCCAGCGGCTGGCGGCCCGCCGGGCACTGGAAGGCCTCGGCATCACCGTGGACCGGGTGGTCCTGGACGGCAGGTGGGACTTCGTGGGTGGGGGACGGGCCCGTACCATCGTGCGGGGTGACTCCACCAGCCTCTCGATAGCGGCGGCCTCCGTGGTGGCCAAGGTGACCCGCGACCGGATCCTGCGTGACGCCGACCGCCTCCACCCGGGCTTCGGGTTCGCCGAGTCCAAGGGCTATCCCAGTCCGGTCCACAGGGCCGCGCTGGCACAACGGGGTGCCACCACCTACCACCGGCGCTCCTGGTCGTTCATGCACGGGCTCCCGGCGATCGGCGAACCACCCCGGGATCGGGCCGGCGCCCCGCCCCGCCTGTTCTGACCCGGCTTCGCCCGTACAGGCCCCGCCTTCGCCGATACGGACGCGGCGTCGCTACCGTTTCGTACGTGCAGCGCACCGTTCGACTCCTGTGGCTCCTGGTCGGTTGGACGGCCATCGTGTGGGTCGGCCGCATCCGCAACCTCGTCGGCGACGCCGACATCACCGGCGGGGCCAGGGCCTGGCGGATCGTGGTCGCCGTACTCTTCCTGGGCTTGGCCGCCGTGGTCGCCACGGTGCCCCTCGGGCTCTGGCACCGTCGCCCCCTGGGCTCGACACGGCTGGTCGCCATCTTCTGCCTCTGGACGATCGCCTTCTGGTCCGTCCGGGGTGCCGGCCTCCTGCTAGGTGACCATGAGGCCGGCTTCAAGGTGGTCCACACGGTGCTGGCCGGCGTTTCCATCGCGCTGGCGGTGCTCCTGCAGCGCGCCGACCGGAGGCTGGCCGTCGACGCCGCGGCGCACCGAGCCGCCGCCGACGACCGCTAGCCTGACCGCCCTATGGGTCAGCCGGTCACCGTCGTCAGCAAGCCGTCGTCGCGTGCCGGGATCGTCCGGTACGAGACCAACCGTGCCCTAACCGGCATGGGCCACGAGCGCTACAGCGCCGGAGACGAGGTTGCGGGGACCACGCCGGCCGACGAGCTGGCCCGACGGCTGTTCGCCCGCGGCGGGATCGCCCGGGTGCATGTGAACGGCAACATCGTGACCATCCAGCTGGCCGACGTCGAAGCCGATGCCGACGGGATCGATGAGGTCATCGCCAGCCTCTACCTCTACTGGGTGGAGGGCGTCGAGGTTCCCGGCGACGACGAGTTGACCGACGTAGCGGGCTGACGCCCACTGGGGCGCCATCGGCGATCCCGCACCAGACTCGGTGGCCATGGGAGTGCTGCCGGTCGACGTCCATCCCTCCGAGGTAGGCCTGGATGCCACCCGCCTTGGGAGGGTGGCCGACTTCGCCCGGGCCTTCGTGGACGACGGCCACATGGTGGGCACCGACGTGCTGGTTGCCCGCCACGGCCGCGTGGTGCTCCGTTCCACGTCCGGCCTGGCCGACCGGGAGAACTCGGTTCCCGTGGCCGACGACACCCTGTGGCGGATCTTCTCGATGACCAAGCCGATTACCTCGGTGGCCGTGATGCAGCTGGTGGAGGAGGGGCGCCTCAGGTTGCGCGACCCGGTCTCCGGCGTCCTGCCCGAGTTCGCCGACCCGCGGGTGTTTGTGGGCGGGACCGCTGATGTCCCGGAGGTGGTGCCAGCCGATCGCCCCATCGCCATTGCCGACCTGCTCAGCCACACCTCGGGCCTCAGCTACTCCATCCTGGACCAGCACCCGGTGGATGAGATGTACCGGCGCGCCGGACTGGCGACGCTGGAGCGTGGGGGAACCCTGGCCGACACGATCACCCGGCTGGCCGCCCTCCCGCTCCGCCACCAGCCGGGGACCCGGTGGTCGTACTCCATGGCCACCGACGTGTTGGGCCGCGTCGTCGAGGTGCTGGACGACCGACCGTTCGCCGACTGCCTCGCCGAGAGGGTGCTGCAACCCCTGGGCATGCACGACACGTCGTTCCGGGTGCCCGACGAGCGGGTGGACCGCCTGTCCTCCTGCTACGGCTTCGCTCCGGGTGCCGCACCGGCCCTGGTGGATTCCGGCCCGACGAGCGCCTTCCGGGAGCCGTCGTGGCACAGCGGCGGCGGCGGGCTGGTTTCGACGACCGGCGACTACCACCGGTTCTGCAGCGCCCTGGTGGGCGGCGGCATGCTGGACGGAGCACGCATCCTGGGGCCGCGGACGCTGCGCTCCATGATGGCCAACCACCTGCCGGGAGGCGCCCACCTGGA of the Acidimicrobiales bacterium genome contains:
- a CDS encoding ribonuclease HII, which codes for MAGRPRMRAALRGRAPGLVAERELWDAGHRVVAGLDEVGRGAWAGPLTVGVVVPDRIRRITGVRDSKMLTEPEREALFGRITAWAEAWSVGHASNDECDDLGMSDAQRLAARRALEGLGITVDRVVLDGRWDFVGGGRARTIVRGDSTSLSIAAASVVAKVTRDRILRDADRLHPGFGFAESKGYPSPVHRAALAQRGATTYHRRSWSFMHGLPAIGEPPRDRAGAPPRLF
- a CDS encoding beta-lactamase family protein, whose amino-acid sequence is MGVLPVDVHPSEVGLDATRLGRVADFARAFVDDGHMVGTDVLVARHGRVVLRSTSGLADRENSVPVADDTLWRIFSMTKPITSVAVMQLVEEGRLRLRDPVSGVLPEFADPRVFVGGTADVPEVVPADRPIAIADLLSHTSGLSYSILDQHPVDEMYRRAGLATLERGGTLADTITRLAALPLRHQPGTRWSYSMATDVLGRVVEVLDDRPFADCLAERVLQPLGMHDTSFRVPDERVDRLSSCYGFAPGAAPALVDSGPTSAFREPSWHSGGGGLVSTTGDYHRFCSALVGGGMLDGARILGPRTLRSMMANHLPGGAHLDQVGDPLYTPGFFAGCGFGLGFATVEDPAAGRILASRGEASWGGMASTAFWVDPVEGIHAVFMTQLVPSGTHVSLRWDLRTLVNQAILD